The following are encoded in a window of Williamwhitmania taraxaci genomic DNA:
- a CDS encoding DEAD/DEAH box helicase: MEINNDFASLGLSERTLEVIRKKGFEKATPIQALAIPVLVGTQSDIIGLAQTGTGKTAAYGLPIIDLIEENIGTVQAIILVPTRELALQVTEEMLSFKGDHRLQIISVYGGQSMSEQLRRLRQGVEIVVGTPGRILDHLSRGSLKLDNVKYLVLDEADEMLNMGFVDDIEEIMSKTPEDRRTFLFSATMPDRIARLSKKYMKNPQRLEIERKQMTADLTDQIYFEVSEGDRFDALTRIIDIEPEFYGLVFCRTRIAVDDLVARLNEHGYASDGLHGEVSQTMREKILKKFKTHQINILVATDVAARGIDIHDLTHVINYSMPQDPDSYVHRIGRTGRAGKEGTAITFISSNEYRSFVTLQKVTRNTIRKEKLPHGKDVVAVKKARILGELSQIVETGTFGDYLGMAEDMLASASPEVTLASLLKMAFKNELSEKNYPEIRSFNVDRKGKARVFIALGKRDGYAPGKLTDMIKEKTSLTDSRIDEVEVLENFSFVTVSFADAEAILAVLNKDGRGGRPIAEIASKKEGGSAGGGSRGGRREGGFRREGGSRDGGSREGGSREGGRREGGYRREGGSREGGSPESRRRRS, encoded by the coding sequence ATGGAGATTAACAACGATTTCGCTTCTTTAGGCTTGTCCGAGAGAACATTAGAAGTTATTAGAAAAAAAGGTTTTGAAAAGGCTACTCCTATTCAAGCGCTCGCCATTCCCGTATTGGTTGGCACACAATCCGATATTATTGGGTTAGCTCAAACCGGAACCGGAAAAACGGCTGCCTATGGATTACCTATTATTGACCTCATCGAGGAAAATATCGGAACAGTGCAGGCCATTATCCTAGTTCCAACGCGCGAACTAGCACTTCAAGTTACTGAAGAGATGCTCTCGTTTAAGGGCGATCATCGTCTTCAAATTATTTCCGTTTATGGAGGACAATCCATGAGCGAGCAGCTTCGTCGTTTACGCCAAGGGGTTGAGATTGTAGTGGGCACCCCGGGCCGAATTCTTGATCACCTTTCTCGTGGCAGTTTGAAACTGGACAACGTGAAATATTTGGTTCTCGATGAAGCCGACGAGATGCTAAACATGGGATTTGTTGACGACATCGAGGAGATTATGTCCAAAACTCCTGAAGATAGACGTACCTTCCTTTTCTCGGCTACAATGCCCGACAGGATTGCTCGCCTTTCCAAGAAGTACATGAAAAACCCACAGCGGTTAGAGATCGAACGTAAGCAGATGACTGCCGATTTAACCGATCAAATATACTTTGAGGTTAGTGAAGGTGACCGCTTCGATGCGCTTACCCGTATTATCGATATTGAACCCGAATTTTATGGGTTGGTGTTCTGTCGTACTCGTATTGCAGTAGATGATCTAGTAGCACGGTTAAACGAGCATGGATACGCCTCCGATGGTCTCCATGGCGAGGTTTCTCAAACTATGCGGGAAAAGATCTTAAAAAAATTTAAGACCCACCAAATCAACATCCTTGTGGCAACCGATGTGGCTGCTCGTGGTATTGATATCCATGATCTAACACACGTTATTAACTATTCCATGCCTCAGGATCCCGATAGCTACGTTCACCGTATAGGACGTACCGGTAGAGCAGGAAAAGAGGGAACAGCAATTACTTTTATTTCATCCAACGAGTATAGGAGTTTTGTTACTTTGCAGAAGGTAACTCGCAATACTATCCGTAAGGAGAAATTACCCCACGGTAAGGATGTTGTTGCTGTGAAGAAGGCCCGTATTTTGGGAGAATTAAGCCAGATTGTTGAGACCGGCACCTTTGGTGATTACCTTGGTATGGCTGAAGACATGTTGGCTTCTGCTAGTCCCGAAGTTACGTTGGCTTCGTTGCTTAAAATGGCCTTCAAAAACGAGTTGTCGGAGAAGAATTATCCTGAGATTCGCAGTTTTAACGTAGATCGTAAGGGCAAGGCAAGGGTATTTATCGCTCTTGGTAAGCGCGATGGATATGCTCCTGGTAAACTAACAGATATGATCAAGGAGAAGACATCTTTGACCGATTCCCGGATTGACGAAGTTGAAGTACTTGAAAATTTCTCATTTGTAACGGTTTCCTTTGCTGATGCTGAAGCAATTCTTGCTGTTCTGAATAAGGATGGACGCGGAGGCAGACCTATCGCTGAAATTGCCAGTAAGAAAGAAGGCGGCAGTGCTGGTGGTGGAAGCAGAGGTGGTCGTCGCGAAGGTGGTTTCCGAAGAGAAGGTGGAAGCCGTGACGGCGGGAGTCGTGAAGGTGGAAGCCGTGAAGGCGGACGTCGCGAAGGTGGCTACCGCAGAGAAGGCGGAAGTCGTGAAGGTGGCTCTCCCGAATCGAGAAGAAGAAGAAGCTAA
- the guaA gene encoding glutamine-hydrolyzing GMP synthase, with translation MQEKILILDFGSQYTQLIARRVRELNVYCEIVPFTHSFVPDDSLKGIILSGSPFSVRDENAPMPDLQGYHNTGLPILGVCYGAQLLAQSNGGEVVPSISREYGRAMLTVTDPTSPLFRGVSLKSQVWMSHGDTISKVPNGFKLLAGTDDVAVGAYVIEGRNTYGIQFHPEVYHTTEGAIMLKNFIVDICDCKQDWTPDSFIETTVSELRQKVGKDKVVLGLSGGVDSSVAAVLLHKAIGSQLTCIFVDNGLLRKNEFVDVLESYKGMGLNVIGVDAKQQFYTALKSIEDPEAKRKAIGKTFIDIFDQESHKIQGVNWLAQGTIYPDVIESISVNGPSMTIKSHHNVGGLPDTMKLKVVEPLRLLFKDEVRRVGRALGIGDHLLSRHPFPGPGLGIRILGDVTEEKVTLLQDADYIFTQMLRKEGLYEKIWQAGVILLPIRSVGVMGDERTYENVVALRAVVSTDGMTADWYHFPYEFLAKLSNEIINKVKGINRVVYDISSKPPATIEWE, from the coding sequence ATGCAAGAGAAAATACTTATACTGGATTTCGGATCGCAATACACCCAGCTGATTGCCCGTAGGGTGCGTGAGTTAAACGTTTATTGCGAAATTGTTCCCTTTACCCATTCTTTTGTTCCAGATGACTCATTGAAAGGCATTATACTATCGGGTAGTCCTTTTTCGGTAAGGGATGAGAACGCACCAATGCCCGATCTTCAGGGATATCATAATACAGGTTTACCTATACTTGGGGTATGTTACGGCGCACAACTCTTGGCTCAGTCCAATGGGGGGGAAGTTGTACCATCTATTTCCCGCGAATATGGGAGGGCAATGCTTACTGTAACCGATCCTACAAGTCCTCTGTTTCGTGGGGTAAGCCTTAAATCACAGGTTTGGATGTCGCATGGTGATACCATTTCGAAGGTTCCAAATGGATTCAAACTCCTTGCAGGAACCGATGATGTTGCCGTTGGCGCCTATGTAATTGAAGGTCGTAATACTTATGGAATTCAGTTTCACCCAGAGGTTTACCATACCACTGAGGGGGCAATCATGCTAAAGAACTTTATTGTTGATATATGCGACTGTAAGCAGGATTGGACTCCCGACTCGTTTATCGAAACCACGGTTTCCGAGTTGCGCCAAAAGGTAGGCAAGGACAAGGTCGTGCTTGGTTTATCCGGCGGCGTTGATAGTTCCGTTGCAGCAGTATTGTTGCATAAAGCCATTGGAAGCCAACTTACCTGTATCTTTGTAGATAATGGGCTACTGCGAAAGAATGAGTTTGTTGATGTATTGGAGAGCTACAAGGGTATGGGCCTCAATGTAATTGGTGTTGATGCCAAGCAGCAGTTCTATACAGCCCTTAAGTCCATCGAAGATCCTGAGGCTAAACGTAAAGCTATAGGTAAAACCTTTATTGATATTTTCGATCAAGAATCGCATAAAATACAGGGTGTTAATTGGTTGGCTCAGGGAACTATTTATCCCGATGTTATTGAATCGATATCGGTAAACGGTCCATCGATGACTATTAAATCGCACCACAATGTTGGAGGACTTCCCGATACCATGAAACTTAAAGTAGTGGAGCCTCTGCGTTTGCTCTTTAAGGATGAGGTAAGGCGAGTTGGCCGTGCTCTTGGCATTGGTGATCATCTGTTGAGTCGTCATCCATTTCCAGGTCCGGGTTTGGGTATACGAATCCTTGGGGATGTTACCGAAGAGAAGGTAACCCTACTACAGGATGCCGATTACATCTTTACTCAAATGCTCCGAAAAGAGGGTCTTTATGAGAAAATATGGCAGGCTGGAGTCATTTTACTACCCATTCGTTCAGTCGGTGTGATGGGCGATGAAAGAACATACGAAAATGTAGTTGCACTAAGAGCGGTTGTTTCAACCGACGGAATGACAGCCGATTGGTATCATTTTCCTTACGAGTTTCTGGCAAAACTCTCCAACGAGATTATCAACAAGGTAAAGGGGATTAATCGTGTTGTTTATGACATCAGCTCTAAGCCACCAGCTACAATAGAATGGGAGTAA
- a CDS encoding S41 family peptidase, protein MKKIAILLILSICIASSGKAQGVNDQVFKFSRFLRVLSGTYVEPVNESELVEKAIVDILAQLDPHSAYISKDEVAAMNEPLEGNFDGIGIEFNIFQDTLIIVNPVPGGPSERVGLVAGDRILKVDGKNIAGIGLKNNEVFKMLRGPKGTKVALTVGRSGVHEILEFTIVRDKIPIFSIDAAYMAAPGVAYIKVSRFALNTVDEFLDAWKKLGPNAPKGLILDLRGNGGGYLNTAIALCDQFLPEGKLLLYTEGNSAPRYDYPSTSLGNFEKGALVVLIDEGSASASEITAGAIQDWDRGIIVGRRSFGKGLVQNQIPLPDGSLVRITVARYHTPTGRVIQRPYKNGNIEKYYQDFYKRFTDGELNTADSIQFPDSLKFLTLEKKRAVYGGGGIMPDIFVPVDTTFYTDFYGKLIRKGIFNQFVISYVDKNRKSLAAKNPNFQAFEKGFSVDGEVMSGLQQMAKDNSITWTDDDLARSGSVIKVIVKGLIAQQLFTTSEYFQIVNKENDPTYAKALEVIADWKKYKVQIGKNY, encoded by the coding sequence ATGAAAAAAATTGCTATTCTTCTTATTCTTTCTATTTGCATTGCCAGTAGTGGAAAGGCTCAAGGTGTAAACGATCAGGTGTTTAAGTTTAGCCGGTTTTTACGAGTATTGTCGGGAACATACGTAGAGCCGGTAAACGAATCGGAATTGGTTGAAAAGGCTATTGTTGACATCTTGGCCCAACTCGATCCGCATAGCGCTTACATCTCAAAGGATGAAGTTGCCGCGATGAACGAACCACTTGAGGGTAACTTTGACGGTATTGGAATTGAGTTTAATATTTTTCAAGATACGCTTATTATCGTAAATCCGGTTCCCGGAGGACCATCCGAAAGAGTTGGACTGGTTGCCGGTGACAGAATACTTAAGGTTGATGGCAAGAATATTGCCGGAATTGGACTTAAGAATAATGAAGTATTTAAGATGCTTCGGGGACCAAAAGGAACGAAAGTTGCACTTACAGTGGGTCGTTCTGGTGTCCATGAGATATTGGAGTTTACCATCGTTCGCGATAAAATTCCAATTTTTAGCATCGACGCTGCTTATATGGCTGCTCCTGGAGTTGCTTATATAAAGGTTAGCCGATTCGCATTAAATACTGTAGACGAGTTTCTTGATGCTTGGAAGAAGTTAGGACCAAACGCACCTAAAGGGCTAATTCTCGACCTTCGTGGAAACGGTGGTGGCTACTTGAATACCGCCATTGCGTTATGTGATCAGTTTTTACCTGAGGGGAAATTACTGTTGTATACCGAGGGAAATAGTGCTCCTCGTTACGACTACCCAAGTACAAGCCTCGGAAATTTTGAAAAGGGAGCACTCGTTGTCCTCATTGACGAAGGATCTGCTTCGGCCAGTGAGATCACCGCCGGTGCCATTCAAGATTGGGATAGAGGAATTATCGTTGGTCGCCGCTCTTTTGGAAAAGGGTTGGTGCAAAACCAGATACCACTTCCTGATGGATCACTTGTTCGAATTACAGTAGCACGATATCATACCCCTACGGGCAGGGTAATACAACGCCCATATAAGAATGGTAATATTGAGAAATACTACCAAGATTTCTACAAACGTTTTACGGATGGCGAGCTTAACACTGCCGACAGCATTCAGTTTCCTGATTCTCTTAAATTTTTAACCTTGGAAAAAAAGAGAGCTGTTTATGGTGGTGGTGGAATAATGCCCGATATTTTTGTTCCGGTTGATACGACTTTCTACACCGATTTTTACGGTAAACTTATTAGAAAAGGGATATTCAACCAATTTGTAATTTCCTACGTGGATAAGAACAGAAAATCGCTGGCGGCTAAGAACCCCAACTTTCAGGCGTTTGAGAAAGGCTTCTCAGTTGACGGAGAGGTAATGTCCGGTTTGCAGCAGATGGCAAAGGATAACAGTATCACATGGACTGATGACGACCTGGCAAGATCGGGGAGTGTGATCAAAGTTATTGTAAAGGGACTAATCGCTCAGCAGCTTTTTACCACCTCAGAGTATTTTCAAATAGTGAATAAGGAGAACGATCCTACCTATGCGAAGGCCCTTGAGGTAATTGCCGATTGGAAGAAATACAAGGTCCAGATCGGCAAGAACTACTAA
- the rpsA gene encoding 30S ribosomal protein S1, whose protein sequence is MTNENEFIPQDEPTAVAAKVFKPSIDNFDWDSFEKDELYSSDDKAKYLGMYDETLSSVAENEVVDGTVIAMNKREVVVNIGYKSEGVVSLNEFRYDPELKVGDKVEVYVESQEDKKGQLVLSHKKARALRSWDRVNSALDKDEVIKGYIKCRTKGGMIVDVFGIEAFLPGSQIDVKPIRDYDVFVGKTMEFKVVKINQEFKNVVVSHKALIEAELEQQKKDIIAKLEKGQVLEGTVKNITSYGVFIDLGGVDGLIHITDLSWGRVNHPEEIVQLDQKLNVVILDFDDAKKRIALGLKQLTPHPWDALDADLKVGDKVTGKVMVMADYGAFVEIATGVEGLIHVSEMSWSQHLRSAQEFLKVGDSVEATILTLDRQDRKMSLGIKQLKADPWENIEAKYPVGSRHNAKVRNFTNFGVFAEIEEGVDGLIHISDLSWTKKIKHPSEFTQIVADIEVVVLEIDKENRRLSLGHKQLEENPWDVFETVFTVDSVHEGTIIESMDKGAVVALAYGVEGFVTPKHLVKEDGTTAKIDEKLQFKVIEFNKASKRIILSHSRIFEDTKKVEEKTEKKVKAKETDNTQKAVKKLKTSMEKTTLGDISELAALKEQLENKEAQKSSDEEAQKNSNE, encoded by the coding sequence ATGACAAACGAAAACGAATTCATCCCACAGGATGAACCCACAGCAGTAGCTGCAAAAGTATTTAAGCCTAGCATCGATAATTTCGACTGGGATTCCTTTGAAAAAGACGAGTTATACTCTAGCGATGATAAGGCTAAGTATCTCGGCATGTATGACGAAACCCTATCTTCCGTTGCTGAAAACGAAGTTGTAGATGGCACAGTTATTGCCATGAACAAAAGGGAAGTTGTAGTCAACATTGGTTACAAGTCTGAAGGAGTTGTCTCCCTAAATGAATTCCGTTACGATCCTGAACTAAAGGTAGGTGACAAGGTAGAAGTTTACGTTGAGAGCCAAGAGGACAAGAAGGGTCAACTAGTTCTATCTCACAAGAAGGCCCGTGCATTGCGTTCATGGGATCGTGTTAACTCCGCTCTTGATAAAGACGAAGTTATTAAGGGTTACATCAAATGCCGCACTAAGGGTGGTATGATTGTGGATGTGTTTGGTATTGAGGCCTTCCTTCCAGGATCACAAATCGATGTTAAGCCTATCCGCGACTACGATGTATTTGTTGGTAAGACCATGGAATTCAAGGTTGTTAAAATCAACCAAGAGTTCAAGAATGTTGTTGTTTCGCACAAGGCTCTTATTGAGGCTGAACTCGAGCAACAGAAAAAAGACATTATTGCTAAACTTGAAAAAGGTCAGGTTCTTGAAGGAACCGTTAAGAATATCACCTCCTACGGTGTATTTATTGACCTTGGTGGCGTAGACGGTCTTATCCACATTACCGACCTTTCATGGGGTCGCGTAAATCATCCTGAAGAAATCGTTCAGCTCGATCAGAAGTTAAACGTTGTTATTCTCGACTTTGATGATGCTAAGAAGCGTATCGCTCTTGGTCTAAAACAACTTACCCCGCATCCATGGGATGCTCTTGATGCCGACCTTAAGGTTGGTGACAAGGTAACTGGTAAGGTTATGGTTATGGCCGATTATGGCGCATTTGTTGAAATTGCAACTGGCGTTGAAGGTCTAATTCACGTTTCGGAAATGTCTTGGAGCCAGCACCTACGCAGCGCTCAGGAGTTCCTAAAGGTTGGTGATTCAGTTGAAGCAACTATCCTTACCCTTGATCGTCAAGATCGTAAGATGTCTCTCGGTATTAAGCAATTGAAGGCTGATCCATGGGAGAACATCGAAGCAAAATATCCTGTAGGATCTCGCCACAATGCTAAGGTTCGCAACTTTACCAACTTTGGTGTGTTTGCCGAAATCGAAGAAGGTGTTGACGGTCTTATTCACATCTCTGATCTTTCTTGGACCAAGAAGATTAAGCACCCATCTGAGTTTACTCAAATTGTTGCTGATATCGAGGTTGTTGTTCTCGAAATCGACAAGGAAAACCGCCGCTTGAGCCTAGGCCACAAACAACTTGAGGAAAACCCTTGGGATGTTTTCGAAACTGTATTCACCGTTGATTCAGTTCACGAAGGTACCATCATTGAGTCGATGGATAAGGGTGCTGTTGTGGCGCTTGCTTATGGTGTTGAAGGTTTTGTTACTCCAAAGCACCTTGTTAAAGAGGACGGAACCACCGCTAAAATTGATGAGAAACTTCAATTTAAGGTAATTGAGTTCAACAAGGCTTCCAAGAGAATTATCCTTTCACACAGCCGTATTTTCGAAGATACCAAGAAGGTAGAAGAGAAAACTGAGAAGAAGGTTAAGGCTAAAGAAACTGATAACACCCAAAAGGCAGTTAAGAAATTGAAGACAAGCATGGAAAAAACCACTCTTGGCGATATTTCAGAACTAGCTGCTTTGAAGGAACAGTTGGAAAACAAAGAAGCACAGAAGAGTTCTGACGAAGAAGCTCAGAAGAACTCCAATGAGTAA
- a CDS encoding STAS domain-containing protein translates to MDFKIDKLENHTVIEVLEEKLDTNVAPSLKSELVLISGNGEKNIVLDMRNCRYCDSSGLSAILVANRLCKNANGTFVLTGLTDAVERLITISQLDTVLNIAYSREEAAEIVNKAENDKK, encoded by the coding sequence ATGGATTTCAAGATAGATAAACTGGAGAATCACACTGTTATTGAAGTGCTCGAAGAAAAGTTAGACACGAATGTTGCGCCTAGCTTAAAATCCGAGTTGGTTCTCATTTCTGGAAACGGTGAGAAAAATATCGTTCTGGATATGCGGAATTGCAGATATTGCGATTCATCCGGACTTAGCGCTATACTTGTTGCCAATCGTCTTTGCAAAAATGCTAACGGTACTTTTGTACTAACAGGTTTAACCGACGCAGTTGAGAGATTAATCACAATCTCTCAACTCGATACGGTTTTAAATATTGCATATTCGAGAGAAGAAGCTGCTGAAATTGTTAATAAAGCGGAGAACGATAAAAAGTAG
- a CDS encoding UDP-glucose dehydrogenase family protein produces MKISVVGSGYVGLVTGTCFAETGVTVTCVDIDQKKIANLKKGIIPIYEPGLDDLVKRNVEKGRLFFTTSLKDSLVDADVLFIAVGTPPDEDGSADLKYVLGVAKEVGMYLDHYMVVVTKSTVPVGTSHKVKKALQDELNKRGIIQQFDVASNPEFLKEGNAIEDFLKPDRIVCGVESEEAKIMLEKLYKPFVLNGHPILFMDIPSSELTKYAANAMLATKISFMNDIASLCELVGADVNWVRKGIGSDSRIGNKFIYPGAGYGGSCFPKDVKAIIRTSDEYGHSLKILKSVEEVNDKQKEVLFHKINKHFNGNLKGKKIAIWGLSFKPNTDDMREAPALVIIKMLLEAGATVRVYDPVAMQESVHRIGNIVEYATDAYDATIDADALLLVTEWSEFRMLNFPMLKKLMRGHVIVDGRNIYEPEEMKSNGFVYYCIGRKPNA; encoded by the coding sequence ATGAAGATTTCAGTTGTTGGCAGTGGTTATGTAGGACTTGTAACCGGAACCTGCTTTGCCGAAACAGGAGTAACCGTTACTTGTGTTGATATCGATCAGAAAAAGATCGCTAATTTAAAAAAGGGCATCATTCCAATCTACGAGCCTGGGTTAGACGACTTGGTAAAACGTAACGTCGAAAAAGGACGTCTATTTTTTACCACCAGCCTAAAAGATAGCCTTGTTGATGCTGACGTTTTGTTCATTGCCGTTGGCACTCCGCCAGATGAGGATGGTAGTGCCGATTTAAAATACGTGCTTGGTGTGGCAAAAGAGGTTGGGATGTATTTGGATCATTACATGGTAGTGGTTACTAAAAGTACTGTGCCTGTGGGAACTAGCCATAAAGTAAAAAAAGCACTTCAGGACGAACTGAATAAGCGTGGCATTATCCAACAATTCGATGTTGCCTCAAATCCGGAATTTTTGAAGGAAGGAAATGCCATTGAAGATTTCCTTAAACCCGATAGAATTGTTTGCGGCGTGGAGTCGGAAGAAGCAAAAATCATGCTCGAGAAGCTATATAAGCCCTTTGTTCTAAATGGTCATCCAATTCTATTTATGGATATCCCATCTTCGGAACTTACCAAATATGCGGCAAACGCTATGCTCGCAACTAAGATTAGCTTTATGAACGACATTGCGTCCCTCTGCGAATTGGTGGGTGCCGATGTAAACTGGGTTAGAAAAGGAATAGGCTCCGATTCCCGCATTGGGAATAAGTTTATTTATCCCGGTGCCGGTTACGGCGGTAGTTGCTTCCCAAAAGATGTTAAGGCGATCATCAGAACTTCCGACGAGTACGGACACTCCTTAAAGATTCTTAAATCGGTAGAAGAGGTCAACGATAAGCAAAAAGAGGTGCTCTTTCACAAAATCAACAAGCACTTCAACGGCAACCTAAAAGGAAAGAAGATAGCTATTTGGGGCTTATCCTTCAAACCTAATACCGACGATATGCGCGAGGCTCCAGCCTTGGTTATCATCAAGATGCTTCTGGAGGCAGGTGCCACAGTAAGAGTATACGATCCTGTGGCGATGCAGGAGTCGGTTCACCGCATTGGAAATATAGTAGAATATGCCACGGATGCGTACGACGCAACTATCGATGCCGATGCCCTACTGCTGGTTACCGAATGGTCCGAATTTAGAATGCTCAACTTTCCTATGCTCAAAAAACTAATGAGAGGCCATGTGATTGTTGATGGACGAAACATTTATGAACCGGAAGAGATGAAGAGTAACGGATTCGTTTATTACTGTATCGGACGAAAGCCTAATGCTTAA
- a CDS encoding ribonuclease Z, translating into MKFSLTILGTSSALPTSSRFPTAHVLNIHERFFLVDCGEGTQMQLRRMGISIASINHIFISHLHGDHVFGLFGLISTLDLLGRKEDLHIYSYFQLEEILQSHLSFFGTDLGYKIIVHSIDTRKFQQIYSDKGVEVYSIPLDHRIPTCGFLFREREPSLNIHKEFISQFGIPLSWITRIKNGEDYLTEDGTLIRNSALTYKPYFPRSYAFCSDTAFNPSIAKWVEGVDLLYHEATFTEELAGLAKKTGHSTAAQAAQIAKLAGAKKLLLGHFSSRYKDCSIHLSEASAVFEPVIAVKEGDIFDLPMGNRL; encoded by the coding sequence GTGAAGTTTTCGTTAACAATACTCGGAACGAGCTCAGCACTCCCCACCTCTTCAAGATTTCCAACCGCTCATGTGCTCAATATACATGAGCGGTTTTTTTTGGTTGATTGTGGCGAGGGCACCCAAATGCAACTTCGTCGCATGGGAATTAGTATCGCGTCTATCAACCATATATTCATCTCTCATTTACATGGCGATCACGTTTTTGGTCTTTTCGGATTGATTTCAACTCTCGACCTACTCGGTAGAAAGGAAGACCTGCATATTTATTCCTACTTTCAGTTGGAAGAGATTCTTCAGAGCCACTTATCCTTCTTTGGCACAGATCTTGGGTATAAAATCATCGTTCACTCTATTGATACCCGGAAATTTCAGCAAATTTACTCTGACAAAGGGGTTGAAGTCTATTCTATCCCCCTTGATCATCGAATTCCCACCTGTGGCTTTTTGTTTCGTGAGCGAGAGCCTAGTTTGAATATCCACAAAGAATTCATTAGCCAGTTCGGAATTCCATTGAGTTGGATTACCCGAATTAAGAATGGAGAGGATTATCTTACCGAAGATGGAACCTTAATTAGAAATTCCGCGTTAACATACAAGCCATATTTTCCTCGGTCATATGCATTCTGCTCCGATACGGCATTCAATCCTTCCATTGCGAAGTGGGTTGAAGGTGTAGACTTGTTATATCACGAGGCTACCTTTACGGAAGAGTTGGCTGGTCTGGCAAAAAAAACTGGCCATTCTACAGCAGCACAAGCGGCTCAAATAGCCAAGTTAGCTGGGGCAAAAAAGTTACTATTGGGCCATTTTTCGTCTCGATATAAAGATTGTTCTATCCACCTCAGCGAGGCAAGCGCGGTGTTTGAACCGGTGATTGCAGTTAAGGAGGGGGATATATTTGACCTTCCAATGGGTAATCGCCTATAA
- a CDS encoding UDP-glucuronic acid decarboxylase family protein — translation MKRILVTGGAGFIGSHLCERLLNEDNEVICLDNFFTGSKQNIIHLLDNPYFELVRHDITTPYVVEVDEIYNLACPASPVHYQYNAIKTVKTSVMGAINVLGLAKRLRAKVLQASTSEVYGDPNVHPQKEDYWGNVNPIGPRSCYDEGKRCAETLFMNYNLQNDVKIKIIRIFNTYGPRMHPNDGRVVSNFIVQALNGQDITIYGEGKQTRSFQYVDDLLEGMIRMMATKDSFTGPVNIGNPVEFSMLELAEMVLKLTHSKSKLTFKPLPQDDPTQRRPDITLAKNELDGWEPKIPLEEGLEKTIFYFKNLLNK, via the coding sequence ATGAAGAGAATTTTAGTTACCGGAGGCGCTGGATTTATTGGTTCACACCTTTGCGAGCGGTTGCTCAATGAAGACAACGAAGTGATTTGCTTGGACAACTTTTTCACAGGCTCTAAGCAAAACATTATCCATCTGTTAGACAACCCCTACTTTGAGTTAGTTCGGCACGATATTACCACCCCTTATGTGGTAGAGGTAGATGAGATCTACAACCTTGCCTGCCCTGCCTCTCCGGTTCACTACCAGTACAACGCCATCAAAACCGTTAAGACTTCGGTGATGGGTGCCATCAATGTTCTTGGCCTCGCAAAGAGGTTGCGCGCAAAAGTTTTACAGGCATCTACGAGCGAAGTGTATGGCGATCCAAATGTTCACCCTCAGAAGGAAGACTACTGGGGGAATGTAAATCCAATTGGACCACGATCATGCTACGATGAAGGTAAGCGCTGCGCAGAGACTCTGTTCATGAATTACAACCTACAGAATGATGTAAAAATAAAAATCATCCGAATATTCAACACCTATGGACCAAGGATGCATCCCAATGATGGCAGAGTGGTATCAAACTTTATTGTGCAGGCCTTAAATGGTCAAGACATTACCATCTATGGAGAAGGAAAGCAAACACGGAGTTTCCAATACGTCGATGATTTACTTGAGGGAATGATTCGAATGATGGCCACCAAGGATAGTTTTACCGGGCCGGTTAATATTGGTAACCCGGTGGAGTTTTCCATGCTCGAGTTAGCCGAAATGGTTCTTAAACTCACCCACTCAAAATCAAAGTTAACGTTTAAGCCACTTCCTCAAGACGATCCGACCCAACGACGCCCCGATATTACCCTAGCAAAGAATGAGTTGGATGGATGGGAGCCAAAAATTCCATTGGAGGAAGGTCTCGAGAAAACTATCTTCTACTTTAAAAATCTGCTGAACAAGTAG